In Arachis stenosperma cultivar V10309 chromosome 1, arast.V10309.gnm1.PFL2, whole genome shotgun sequence, one DNA window encodes the following:
- the LOC130968131 gene encoding probable alpha,alpha-trehalose-phosphate synthase [UDP-forming] 11, whose product MLSRSCLGLLNLVSVDDYQALSRVPSLMAVPGEPTRDSYQISRDGLSSGGSDDAVSPPPQERRIIVANQLPIKATRDSDTKKWIFEYDADSLYLQLKDGFPSDVEVLYVGSLKADVEASEQDEVSQVLLERFRCVPTFLPWEIQNKFYHGFCKHYLWPLFHYMLPMSPSHGARFDRAQWQAYVLANKIFADKVTEVINPDEDFVWVHDYHLMILPTFLRKRFHRVKLGFFLHSPFPSSEIYRTLPVRDDILRAFLNCDLVGFHTFDYARHFLSCCSRMLGLDYESKRGYIGLDYYGRTVTIKILPVGIHMGQLRSVLSLPRTAKRVEELKVEYEGKVVILGVDDMDLFKGISLKFLAMGQLLEVHEALRGKVVLVQILNPARSSGKDIQDVKNESEALAKEINDKYGRPGYQPIVFVNGPVSTEDKAAYYAISECCVVNAVRDGMNLVPYTYTVCRQIVESERPNQSVIIVSEFIGCSPSLSGAIRVNPWNIDDVSEAMNSAITMPDGEKHLRHEKHYKYISSHDVAYWARSFDQDLERACREHYLKRYWGVGFGLGFRIVALDPTFRKLSVDNIVSAYKATHSRLILLDYDGTMLPQASINKTPSPEVLSVLNYLCSDPKNMVFIVSGRDKDCLSKWFDPCDKLGLSAEHGYFTRLRRDTPWETCGLTTDFDWKKMAEPVMAHYTEATDGSFIENKESAMVWHHQEADPYFGSCQAKELLDHLENVLANEPVVVKRGQHIVEVKPQGVSKGIVVENLISSMRSEGKSPDFLLCIGDDRSDEDMFESIARSVSNPALPTISQVFACTVGQKPSMAKYYLEDTSEVIKLLQGLATASAPSAFQESQQGSL is encoded by the exons CCTCATGGCGGTTCCGGGAGAACCCACCCGGGACTCATATCAGATCAGCCGTGACGGCCTCTCCAGCGGCGGATCCGACGACGCCGTTTCCCCTCCCCCTCAAGAACGCAGAATCATCGTTGCGAACCAACTCCCTATAAAAGCCACGCGCGATTCAGACACGAAGAAATGGATCTTCGAGTACGACGCCGACAGCCTGTATCTGCAGCTGAAGGACGGGTTCCCCTCCGACGTGGAGGTCCTGTATGTAGGGTCCCTGAAGGCCGACGTGGAGGCTTCCGAGCAGGACGAGGTGTCGCAGGTGCTCCTAGAGCGGTTCCGGTGCGTGCCCACCTTCCTCCCTTGGGAAATTCAGAACAAATTCTACCATGGATTCTGCAAGCACTATCTGTGGCCCCTGTTCCATTACATGCTTCCCATGTCTCCTAGCCACGGCGCCCGCTTCGACCGCGCCCAGTGGCAGGCCTACGTCCTGGCCAACAAGATCTTCGCCGATAAGGTGACGGAGGTCATAAACCCCGACGAGGATTTCGTGTGGGTTCACGATTACCACCTGATGATACTGCCCACTTTCTTGAGGAAAAGGTTCCACCGCGTGAAGCTAGGATTCTTCTTGCACAGCCCCTTCCCTTCTTCGGAAATCTACAGGACGCTACCTGTTCGTGATGACATACTGAGAGCCTTCTTGAATTGCGACCTGGTTGGTTTCCACACCTTCGATTACGCCAGGCACTTCTTGTCTTGCTGCAGCAGGATGCTTGGTTTGGACTACGAGTCTAAAAGAGGTTACATTGGCTTGGATTATTATGGAAGAACCGTCACTATTAAGATTCTCCCCGTTGGGATTCACATGGGGCAGCTTCGCTCCGTGTTGTCTCTGCCGCGCACGGCCAAGAGGGTGGAGGAGTTAAAGGTGGAGTACGAGGGCAAGGTTGTCATTCTTGGCGTCGATGACATGGACTTGTTCAAAGGTATCAGCTTGAAGTTCTTGGCAATGGGGCAGCTTCTTGAGGTGCATGAGGCCTTGAGAGGGAAGGTTGTGTTGGTTCAGATTCTGAACCCCGCCAGGAGCTCAGGGAAGGATATTCAAGACGTCAAGAATGAGTCCGAGGCCCTTGCTAAGGAGATTAACGACAAATATGGTAGGCCCGGTTACCAGCCAATTGTGTTTGTGAATGGTCCAGTTTCAACGGAGGATAAGGCTGCTTACTATGCAATTTCCGAGTGTTGTGTGGTGAATGCGGTGAGGGATGGCATGAACTTGGTGCCTTACACATACACCGTTTGCAGGCAGATAGTTGAGAGTGAGAGGCCTAATCAGAGTGTTATCATTGTATCTGAGTTCATCGGTTGCTCCCCCTCCCTCAGCGGAGCAATCAGGGTCAATCCTTGGAACATTGATGATGTCTCCGAGGCTATGAACTCCGCCATCACAATGCCGGACGGGGAGAAGCATTTGCGCCACGAGAAGCATTACAAGTACATAAGCTCCCATGATGTGGCCTATTGGGCCAGGAGTTTTGATCAGGATTTGGAGAGGGCTTGCAGGGAGCATTACCTCAAGAGGTATTGGGGTGTTGGTTTTGGTCTTGGATTCAGGATCGTTGCTTTGGATCCTACCTTTAGGAAGCTCTCAGTCGATAACATTGTCTCTGCATACAAAGCTACACACAGCCGCTTGATCCTTTTGGACTATGATGGCACTATGTTGCCTCAGGCATCCATAAACAAGACCCCAAGTCCTGAGGTTCTATCTGTATTGAACTATTTATGCAGTGATCCCAAGAATATGGTGTTCATTGTGAGTGGCAGAGACAAGGATTGCCTCAGCAAGTGGTTTGATCCTTGTGACAAGTTGGGCCTCTCAGCAGAACACGGTTACTTCACTAG GTTGAGGAGGGATACTCCTTGGGAGACATGCGGGTTGACAACTGATTTTGACTGGAAGAAGATGGCAGAACCTGTGATGGCGCATTACACAGAGGCAACGGATGGTTCTTTCATTGAAAACAAGGAGAGTGCAATGGTTTGGCATCATCAAGAAGCCGATCCTTATTTTGGATCATGCCAAGCCAAAGAGCTTCTTGATCACCTTGAGAATGTGCTGGCCAATGAGCCTGTTGTTGTTAAAAGGGGACAACACATAGTTGAAGTGAAACCTCAG GGTGTGAGCAAGGGTATAGTTGTGGAGAATCTAATCTCAAGCATGAGGAGTGAGGGTAAATCACCAGATTTTCTGTTGTGCATTGGGGATGATCGATCAGATGAAGACATGTTCGAAAGCATTGCACGTTCAGTTTCTAATCCAGCACTTCCAACAATATCACAAGTGTTTGCATGCACGGTTGGCCAGAAACCAAGCATGGCAAAGTACTATTTGGAGGATACTAGTGAAGTTATCAAGTTGCTACAAGGACTTGCTACTGCATCAGCACCCTCAGCTTTTCAAGAATCGCAACAAGGATCACTATAG